The genomic DNA CTTTGCGGATGAAGCCAGCGTGCGTTCCTTGGTTATTGGCACCATTCAGCGTGCGTTAGAGCATGGGGCTGGTAGCGTGGGCGTGCGGCCTGTTCTGTCCTCTGCACCACGGCAGGCACGTATTTGGTATCCGCCAGAAAAAGAGGCAGCACCGCCGGTTCCTGCTCCTGCGTTCCATGCCCCCACGCCAGAGGGTGTGCGTTTTGCAGAAGGCCGCTTGCAGTTTGGTGATGCCCCGGCAGCCAGAACTTTGCCGCCTGTTGCCATGCCTTCATCCGGTGCGGGGTGGGATGCTCCAGCAGTCAACACCGCAGCCCCCACGCAGGCTATGCCAACCTATGTGGCGGATGGAGCATCTGCGCAGCCAGTAGCGGCGGATCACCCCTTGGGTGCGGCGATCGCACAGGTGTTGGATACATATATTCTGGCCGTAGCCGCAGATGGCAGCTTGGTGCTGGTAGATCAGCACGCAGCGCATGAACGGCTCACGCATGAGCGTTTGCGGGCGCAGTTTTTAAGTGGGCATGTGCAGGCGCAGCGTTTGCTGGTGCCCGATGTGGTGGATCTGCCCCGCGTGCAAGTGGAACTGCTGTTGGCACGCCAGCCCACGCTGGAAAAACTGGGTGTGGAAATAGAAGCCTTTGGCGGCGACTCCGTTTTGGTACGTGCCTTGCCCGCCATGCTGCGCAGCAGTGATGCTGTAAACCTACTGCGTGATCTGGCTGAAGAGCTGGAAGCGGATGAAAACGGTGCACCGGATGAAATGGCAGCGCTTGATGGGCGGCTGGATGCTGTAATTGCCCGCATGGCCTGCCACGGCAGTATTCGGGCCGGGCGCAGGCTGAGCGTGGAAGAAATGAACGCGCTGCTCCGCCAGATGGAAGAAACACCCCGTGCAGGCACATGCTCACACGGGCGGCCAACGTGGCTGAAGCTTAGCAAGGCCGATCTCGAAAAGTTGTTTGGCCGCCGTTAAGGATATGGCTGTTCTGCGTGGTGTGATCGGCTGAACGTGAACGGCTACCTGCTGGTATCAGCCAGTAAAAAAGAGCAGGTTTGCAGCATCTTCATATAACCTGAATGGTGGTGATGCCGTGCAGCCCATCCTGCTTTCGCTCATAACCTATCTTCCTCTTGTTGCGGCGCTGGTGGCATTTTTTGCCCCTGGCAGGCCAGAACAGCAGGATAGTACAGCCCGATGGGTTGGGCTGTGGAGCAGCCTGATTACCCTTGGCCTTAGCGTGCTGATGTGGCTGGAGTTTGATCCTACCCAGCCCGGCCTACAATTTGAAACACGCCTGCGCTGGATGGGGGATTACGGTATTTCCTACCATACGGGGGTGGATGGCATCAGCTTGGTGTTTATTCTGCTTACGGCGTTTCTTACCCCGCTGGCGTTGGGGGCAGGTTGGCGCAGCATGCAAACACAGGGGCGGCAGTTTGTGGCCGCCATGCTGGCGTTGGAAACAGCTTTGTTCGGCCTGTTTTCCGCACAGGATATGCTGCTGTTTTACGTGTTTTACGAAGCAACGCTTATTCCCGGTAGCCTGATGATAGGCGTTTGGGGTGGGCCAAAGCGCGTTTGGGCTTCACTTCAGTTCTTTCTGTTTACGTTTGGTGGCTCGTTGTTCATGTTGGTGGGGCTTATCATCATGTGGCTGCAAACGGGCACCACGGATATTCCGGCCTTAATGCATGCAGGATTCTCCCAGCCCTTGCAGGGGTGGTTGTTGCTGGCCTTTTTGTTGGCCTTTGGGGTCAAACTGCCGCTGTTTCCGCTGCACGCGTGGCTGCCCGATGCGTATTCCGAGGCCCCAACACCGGCTTCAGCCATGCTTTCTGGCGTGCTTTCCAAAACCGGCGCTTACGGGCTGTTGCGTTTTGGGGTGCTGATGTTCCCCGATGCGGTGCGGCTGTTTGCGCCCTATGTGCTGGCCCTTGGGGTTGTGGCCATTATTTACGCGGCTTTTGTGGCCTTTGCCCAAACAGACATGAAGCGCGTGATTGCGTATTCCTCCTTTTCCCACATGGGCATGATTGCCGTGGGGCTGTTTACGCTGACAGCGGAAGGTATTGATGGTGCAATTTTCCAGATGCTCTCGCACGGGGTGGTGATTGCAGCGCTCTTCTTCTGCGTGGCAGCGGTGGCGTGGCGGGCCGAAACGCAGCAGATTGATGCACTGGGTGGCGTTGCGCGCCAGATGCCGGTGCTGGCTTTGTTGGCTATGCTGTTTACCATGGCCAATGTGGGGCTGCCGGGCACGGGGTCCTTTGTTGGGGAATTGCTGGTACTTATGGGCGCTGTGCATGTGTCCTTCTGGGTGGCGCTGCTGGCAGGTAGCACCATGATTATGGGCGCAGTTTACATGCTCTCATTCTATCGGCGGGCGTTGTTTGGCGGCGTAAAAGGCACGGTTAGCCTACTGCGAGATCTAACTGCCGCAGAAATTGCCGTGCTGGCCCCGCTGGCTATTGTAACGTTGTGGATGGGAGTGCATCCGGGCAGTTTTACCCGGTTGTTTGACCCCGTCATCATGCAGGCCATACACGGCAGCGCGGCCAATGTAGCTTCGGCTTCTGGCCATGCTGTTCTGCATGTGGCAGCCCGCTAACAGGGCTTGAAAGCTCAGATTTTTCTAGTTGGGCAGTTCTGGCACATCCTGTGCTGGAGCTGCCTTTCGTTTTGATGTGTCGGGGCTAAGAATAATCCCAGCCGAGGCCGCAACTACGCATAAAATTCCACAGAGCTGAAGGGGAGATGGCGTTTCGTGCAGGATAACCGCGCCAGCCACCGTGGCGCATACGGGTTCCAGACTGCTGAGCATGCCAATATCGCGGGCGTTCAGGTTCTGCATGGCCAGCATTTCCAGAGAATAGGGCAGGGCGGAAGAACAGAACGCCACCAATACGCCCAGCCCCAACATGGCAGGGGCTGAAAAGCCGATAACCAGTGCAGGCACAAAGCAGGGCAAAAACACAACGCACGCCCCGCATGCCATGCCCAGTGCGCAGGCATGTGCCCCCGGCACTTTGCCAGCCACACGTTGCCCGAACAGAATGTAAAGCGCCCAGCAGAGTGCGGCCAACAGGGCAAACCCTACACCTGTAAAATCGGTTTTGGTGGATGCAGATGGGTTAAGCACCAGTGCCAACCCCAGCACGGTAAGCAGAATCCAGCCAATATCAGCCAGCTTGCGAGAGCCCACAAAAGCCACAACAAGCGGGCCAATAAATTCCAACGTTACGGTTGTGCCCAGCGGAATGTGTTGGAGTGCCAGATAGAAGCAGAGGTTCATGCCTGTCATGGCCAATCCGTAAGGGATGACCAGCCGCAGAACAGGAACGGACAGAAATCCCCAGCTCCTAAAAAACGGCACCAGCATAAAGGCTGCCAGGCAAACACGCAGGCCCACCACCCCAGATGTGCCAAACACCGGGAAAATGGATTTGGCGAGGGAGGAGCCAAACTGAATGCACACCATGCTGGTTAACAAATAAGACAGAGCCAGCAGGCGTGTGCGAAGGGGCAGGGCAGTAAAAGTGGAAGATGGGGCTGCTGTCATGCACACCCATCTAGAGGCAGATACGCAAGCCCTATGCCGCCCAGCCCATCTGCCGCGTTGGAGAGCGGGTTAAACATCCAGCAGGTCATCTACGGTGCGTGCATGTTCCTGAATAAACGCAAAGCGCAGTTCTGGCTTACGGCCCATCAGGCTTTCTACCCGCTGGCGTGTTGAGAGCCGGTCTTCTTGCGGGGTAACAACGCGCAGCAGGGTGCGGCGCTTGGGGTCCATTGTTGTTTCTTTCAGATCCCCCGGTGGCATTTCCCCCAGCCCTTTAAAGCGGGAGACATCAATTTTGCCACGCGCCTTGAACTCGGTTTTCATTTTGCGTTCACGGTCTGCGTCATCCATGGCGTAAACCGATTTTGCACCTTGTGTCAGGCGGTAGAGCGGGGGCTGGGCCAGATACAGATGGCCGTTGCGGATAAGCTCCGGTAGCTCACGGTAAAAGAATGTCATGAGCAGCGAGGCAATATGCGCGCCATCCACGTCTGCGTCGGTCATGATAATCACGCGGCCATAGCGCAATTTGGAAAGGTCGAATCTATCGCCCGATCCACAGCCCAGCGCTTCAATCAGATCGCGCAGTTCCTGATTTCCACGCAATTTTTCTGCTGTGGCGCTGGCAACATTTAGAATTTTACCGCGCAGGGGCAAAACGGCCTGTGTTTCACGATTACGGGCCTGTTTGGCAGAACCACCAGCCGAGTCGCCCTCTACCAGAAAAATTTCTGTATCCGGGGCAAATTCCTTGGTGCAATCCGTCAGCTTGCCGGGCAGGCGCAGGCGGCGGGTAGCACTTTTGCGCGGTGTTTCCTTCTGCTCCTTACGGCGCAGGCGTTCTTCCGCCCGTTCTATGGCAAAGCCCAGCAGCGTATCGGCCTGTGGCGGGTTTTGCGCCAGCCAGTGGTCAAACCTATCCCGCAAAGCCGTTTCCACCAGCTTGCTGGCGCTGGATGAGGTGAGTTTTTCCTTAGTTTGGCCTTGAAACTGCGGGTCACGAATAAATACAGAAAGCCGCCCCGCGCTCATGCCCAGCACATCTTCTGCCGTAATGGCAGAGGCTTTTTTGATGGAGCGTTGGTCCCCCCAAGCGCGCAGGCCTTTTACCAGTGCGTTGCGGAATCCGGTTTCATGCGTGCCGCCTTGCGGGGTGGGGATAGTGTTACAGTAGGACACCAAAGAGGCCGGGCCGTTTTCTAAAAACGCCACAGCCCATTCTACCTTGCCATTATCTGTGCCGTCTGCTGCGGGCGGCAGAGGGGCCTCTCCAGCCCACAGAGGGGTAAGTAGCGGGGCCTTGGGGCCAAGCTCATCTGTCAGGCTGTCTGCCAACCCTCCGGGGAAGTGCAGGGTGGCTTCTGTTGGTGTTTCATCTCCTGCTTTGATCAGCGCCGGATCGCAGGACCAGCGGATGGTGACGCCACGGAACAGAAAAGCCTTGGAGCGGCAGAGCCGGTACAGGCGAGAGGGCACAAAGACATGCGTGCCAAAAATTTCAGGGTCTGGCTGAAAGCTGATCTGCGTGCCGCGCCGATTAGGGGCAGCGCCCACTTTTTCCAGCTTTGTTACGGGTTTGCCGCGTTCATATACTTGTTTCCACACAGTACGATCGCGCGCAATTTCCACTTCCATGCGGGTGGAAAGCGCATTCACTACAGAAGAACCAACCCCGTGCAAGCCGCCAGAGGTAGCGTAAGCCTTGCCAGAAAACTTACCGCCAGCATGCAAGGTGGTAAGAATAACTTCCAGCGCAGAACGATCGGGAAAGCGTGGGTGTGGGTCTACCGGAATACCGCGCCCGTTATCCCGAACGGTCAGGCGGTTTTCTGTATCCAGCCGCACATCAATGGTGTTGGCATGGCCGGCCACGGCTTCATCCATGGCGTTATCAAGAATTTCTGCCGCCAGATGGTGCAGGGCACCTTCATCCGTGCCGCCAATATACATGCCGGGCCTGCGGCGTACAGGCTCCAGCCCCTCCAGAACCTCAATAGCGCTGGCATCATAGGCCTGTGCCGAATCTGCCTGCGTTCCCGGCTTGGCATCACGGGTTTTGCCGGTGGAGGATTTGCGGGCCGGTGGGGTATTGGAAAACAGATCGCTCATGCGGGAAATCTGTCCCGCGTTGGCGCTGATTCGTCAAGCGTAGTGGTGAGGGGGCGGCAAGCTTTTAACGGCTTCCTTGCCAAAGCCCCCTTACCAGCGCGCTTTTTATGCGCGGCGTGTGGTACGGCGGCGCGTTGTGGTGTGCGCAGAACGGGAAGCAGAAGGCGCTGCGCAGGTTTCAAAGGAAGCGGGCTGCGTAACGTCCTTGGCATCGGAATAGCTGGAAAGATCTTCCCCGCTTTCCAGTGCGTTCACTTCATCAAACATGGCAAGGCGCTGCTGGCAGAAAATGGTGCCAGACTGCAAGCCACGCTCAGACTGCACGTTGGCCAACTGCGTGATGTAATCATCATGCTCCTGCTGGGCGCGGCGGCCATAGGTGGTGCGGAAGTAGCCGTTCAGGCGTTCTTCTTCCCGCAGGAGGGTGGTGCGAAACTTGGCCACGAATGCGTTGTAGCGGTCCTGCGCACTGCAGGACAGTGCTGTAACCATCAGTTCGCTTTTAAGGCCCTGCACGTTAAAGGCTTCGTGCGCAGGGGAGTGGCCACATTCGCTAGCGGCAAAGGAAGCCGAGCTGTGCAGAACGCCCGCGGCAAGAACCCCCGCGGCAAGGAAACGGGAAAAGGACATAGTACCTCCGACAGATGCTGGGAAGGGAATACCGCATTCACGCAAGAAAGAAACGGGTATTTTTTCATACCGTCTGCCTGCTTTGATAAGTGCGGATAGGCCAGCATGTTATTTTGGCGTAAAAGTTGGAAAAATAGGCGGCTCTGTTTAACAGAATATTTGCGGTTAAAAGATGTTTTCGCGCAGTTGTGTGGACGTTGATATGCGACAAGCTGCCCACCAGTGCTGTATGCCTCTTCCTTCCTGCTGCGGGATGTTTTAAAGGCAGATGCGAATCATGCTTTGTGGGTAGGGGGCAGATGCCCGGTTTGGGCCTCTTTCCATTCAGCCCCGAAGCGTGCA from Acetobacter ascendens includes the following:
- the mutL gene encoding DNA mismatch repair endonuclease MutL, yielding MSDLFAKPGMDTNQPATPAHVRRLPEVIVNRIAAGEVIERPAAAVKELVENAIDAGARRLEVSLAGGGVDRIIVTDDGGGMSADDLALAVDRHCTSKLRDETLVHISTLGFRGEALPSIGAAARLCITSRPKGESGAWRIRVEGGKVSPVEPAAGAPGTSVVVEDLFFATPARRKFLKSARVEGRHAENVVRRLALAVPQTAFRFVLDERVLFDLPAQDMAARSAALLDASEADGFLEIAGERDGMTLSGFICPPSVHRSTANGQFMLVNGRPVVDPVLKTAVRVAYRRVIEPGRHPVVALTLTVPPDRVDVNVHPAKTELRFADEASVRSLVIGTIQRALEHGAGSVGVRPVLSSAPRQARIWYPPEKEAAPPVPAPAFHAPTPEGVRFAEGRLQFGDAPAARTLPPVAMPSSGAGWDAPAVNTAAPTQAMPTYVADGASAQPVAADHPLGAAIAQVLDTYILAVAADGSLVLVDQHAAHERLTHERLRAQFLSGHVQAQRLLVPDVVDLPRVQVELLLARQPTLEKLGVEIEAFGGDSVLVRALPAMLRSSDAVNLLRDLAEELEADENGAPDEMAALDGRLDAVIARMACHGSIRAGRRLSVEEMNALLRQMEETPRAGTCSHGRPTWLKLSKADLEKLFGRR
- the parE gene encoding DNA topoisomerase IV subunit B yields the protein MSDLFSNTPPARKSSTGKTRDAKPGTQADSAQAYDASAIEVLEGLEPVRRRPGMYIGGTDEGALHHLAAEILDNAMDEAVAGHANTIDVRLDTENRLTVRDNGRGIPVDPHPRFPDRSALEVILTTLHAGGKFSGKAYATSGGLHGVGSSVVNALSTRMEVEIARDRTVWKQVYERGKPVTKLEKVGAAPNRRGTQISFQPDPEIFGTHVFVPSRLYRLCRSKAFLFRGVTIRWSCDPALIKAGDETPTEATLHFPGGLADSLTDELGPKAPLLTPLWAGEAPLPPAADGTDNGKVEWAVAFLENGPASLVSYCNTIPTPQGGTHETGFRNALVKGLRAWGDQRSIKKASAITAEDVLGMSAGRLSVFIRDPQFQGQTKEKLTSSSASKLVETALRDRFDHWLAQNPPQADTLLGFAIERAEERLRRKEQKETPRKSATRRLRLPGKLTDCTKEFAPDTEIFLVEGDSAGGSAKQARNRETQAVLPLRGKILNVASATAEKLRGNQELRDLIEALGCGSGDRFDLSKLRYGRVIIMTDADVDGAHIASLLMTFFYRELPELIRNGHLYLAQPPLYRLTQGAKSVYAMDDADRERKMKTEFKARGKIDVSRFKGLGEMPPGDLKETTMDPKRRTLLRVVTPQEDRLSTRQRVESLMGRKPELRFAFIQEHARTVDDLLDV
- a CDS encoding complex I subunit 4 family protein, with the translated sequence MQPILLSLITYLPLVAALVAFFAPGRPEQQDSTARWVGLWSSLITLGLSVLMWLEFDPTQPGLQFETRLRWMGDYGISYHTGVDGISLVFILLTAFLTPLALGAGWRSMQTQGRQFVAAMLALETALFGLFSAQDMLLFYVFYEATLIPGSLMIGVWGGPKRVWASLQFFLFTFGGSLFMLVGLIIMWLQTGTTDIPALMHAGFSQPLQGWLLLAFLLAFGVKLPLFPLHAWLPDAYSEAPTPASAMLSGVLSKTGAYGLLRFGVLMFPDAVRLFAPYVLALGVVAIIYAAFVAFAQTDMKRVIAYSSFSHMGMIAVGLFTLTAEGIDGAIFQMLSHGVVIAALFFCVAAVAWRAETQQIDALGGVARQMPVLALLAMLFTMANVGLPGTGSFVGELLVLMGAVHVSFWVALLAGSTMIMGAVYMLSFYRRALFGGVKGTVSLLRDLTAAEIAVLAPLAIVTLWMGVHPGSFTRLFDPVIMQAIHGSAANVASASGHAVLHVAAR
- a CDS encoding EamA family transporter, which produces MTAAPSSTFTALPLRTRLLALSYLLTSMVCIQFGSSLAKSIFPVFGTSGVVGLRVCLAAFMLVPFFRSWGFLSVPVLRLVIPYGLAMTGMNLCFYLALQHIPLGTTVTLEFIGPLVVAFVGSRKLADIGWILLTVLGLALVLNPSASTKTDFTGVGFALLAALCWALYILFGQRVAGKVPGAHACALGMACGACVVFLPCFVPALVIGFSAPAMLGLGVLVAFCSSALPYSLEMLAMQNLNARDIGMLSSLEPVCATVAGAVILHETPSPLQLCGILCVVAASAGIILSPDTSKRKAAPAQDVPELPN